DNA sequence from the Caldisericum sp. genome:
ATCAATGCACATAGAGTTCTTTCAAGAATGCTTATTTCCTGCTTTGAAAGATTGTAAAACTTTTTTAAAAAGTTAAAGCTTTTCTCTATTAAAGGCGTAAAGGTAAAAATCTGAAAATGCTCAGGCAATTCTATTTCTATCGCTATATCCCCCTCTTGTTCTAAAAACTTAATGTAATCGAATGCACACCCACATGCCACTCTCATTAACTGATGTAAATCTTGAGGCGTTACTATTTCAGTGTAATTGCCCCAATGATCAACAGGGACTACAACATAACGCCTTTCCGCACCTCTTCGCTCAAATTGAGGGTCAACCTCACCTGTAATAAAAACTATCGATTTCAGCAATGTAATATCAACTGATAAATCTTTAGTCCCTCTTAACTTACCTACTCCTCCCGCTATTTTGAAAACTCTTTCTTGCAACTTGCTGTCTGATATTAATGCAGTCTCATCGAATAAAACAGGTAAATTATGGAAACGCCTCATATAAAGTTCAAACCCTGTTTCTGTCGCATTTAGCGTCATTGGGACATTGATATTGTAGAATAAGCTCATCACGAATTGAGATGTCGTTGTCTTCCCTACTCCACGAGGCCCTACATCAAATACCGTAAATCCTGATAGATTGTCTTCGATAAATAAGCTCGCTACCCCTAATACTATTTTCACTCCAAGCCATCGCCCCTCGATTAGGAGCTCTCTGACCAACTCATGTTGTTTCGAAGCGTTAACATACTTGAAATGCTCTATCTCCTTTGGGTCAAGGTCACAATATAAACCATTCTCAATTAGAGCACTTTGGTTTAATGGGTGTATAAATAATCGTTTGCTTGCTGTCTTATACCAGCCAATTTCCTGTAAGAAAATCTTCTCTTGATGATTACGGATTAAAGCATCAAGTAGGAACTTAAGATTGCCTGTATCTAAAATGGGTCTACCAAGAAAATTCTGTAACTCAACAATATCGAGCCCAATTCTTCCTATTCGTCTCGTTTCACAGTTGTATACTATGTATATGGGCTCATTGGTGTTAGGTTTAAATCCTCTATCTTTCAATAAAAAACCCGCGCATATTGGTTTTAATTTCTTAGGCTTCTTATCATCCTTATCTTTCTCACTGTCAATAATCATATACCAGTCATTTTCAATCAAAGCGAACAATTTAGTTCCATGCTTAATA
Encoded proteins:
- a CDS encoding DUF927 domain-containing protein, encoding QVFNEEDARTASFILGRFSKPKIPGVPVYTEDDLGRAQEIIKHGTKLFALIENDWYMIIDSEKDKDDKKPKKLKPICAGFLLKDRGFKPNTNEPIYIVYNCETRRIGRIGLDIVELQNFLGRPILDTGNLKFLLDALIRNHQEKIFLQEIGWYKTASKRLFIHPLNQSALIENGLYCDLDPKEIEHFKYVNASKQHELVRELLIEGRWLGVKIVLGVASLFIEDNLSGFTVFDVGPRGVGKTTTSQFVMSLFYNINVPMTLNATETGFELYMRRFHNLPVLFDETALISDSKLQERVFKIAGGVGKLRGTKDLSVDITLLKSIVFITGEVDPQFERRGAERRYVVVPVDHWGNYTEIVTPQDLHQLMRVACGCAFDYIKFLEQEGDIAIEIELPEHFQIFTFTPLIEKSFNFLKKFYNLSKQEISILERTLCALISYQLEKLDLSLERFLSTFSEFLLSRAPHFVIRNSIDQQIPRNLVFGEIDPVSEKVYITRECLEYFRDYVKLDLRTILKLFEEAEVISVFYTTDATGTVKRYTKARKIKYSGTEMAVSVYEFDLKKISDSIFSEFTEAVVRKTARPNPLVQVITMPKEEDEEGEKAEEIKEINFPTPDDGIPF